In Sinorhizobium sojae CCBAU 05684, a single window of DNA contains:
- a CDS encoding NYN domain-containing protein — MPSEPRSPRLAVLIDADNTSAKIVDGLFEEVANIGEASVRRIYGDFSGTRSKAWADVLAKYAIIPQQQFAYTTGKNASDITLVIDAMDLLHSGRFDGFCLVSSDSDFTRLAARIREQGIDVFGFGEQKTPESFRQACRRFIYTENLVPGAVKEGQSAASATQPLQPASAAVPLIKKVLAQEETEDGWVNLSTVGKQLLNLAPDFDPRTFGFRKLSDLIRKTNQFEIQQAEGRPVSIRIKQRGRRMAAS; from the coding sequence ATGCCATCTGAACCTCGGTCACCGCGCCTTGCGGTGCTCATCGATGCCGACAACACCTCGGCAAAGATTGTCGACGGGTTGTTCGAGGAGGTCGCCAACATCGGCGAGGCCAGCGTCCGTCGCATCTACGGGGATTTCTCGGGCACGCGTTCCAAGGCGTGGGCGGATGTCCTTGCGAAATACGCGATCATCCCGCAGCAGCAGTTCGCCTACACGACGGGGAAAAATGCTTCGGATATCACGCTTGTGATCGACGCCATGGATCTGCTGCACAGTGGGCGCTTCGATGGCTTCTGCCTCGTTTCGTCGGACAGCGATTTCACGCGTTTGGCCGCCCGAATCCGGGAGCAGGGCATTGATGTGTTTGGCTTCGGGGAGCAGAAGACTCCGGAAAGCTTCCGGCAGGCCTGCCGTCGGTTCATTTACACCGAGAACCTCGTTCCCGGCGCGGTCAAAGAGGGACAGAGCGCGGCGTCGGCCACTCAGCCCTTGCAACCGGCAAGCGCTGCCGTGCCGTTGATCAAAAAGGTGCTTGCACAGGAGGAGACAGAAGACGGCTGGGTCAACTTGAGCACGGTTGGCAAGCAACTGCTTAACCTGGCGCCCGACTTCGATCCGCGTACCTTCGGGTTTCGAAAACTCAGCGATCTCATCCGGAAAACAAACCAGTTCGAGATCCAGCAAGCTGAGGGACGCCCAGTCAGTATTCGCATCAAGCAGCGAGGAAGGCGGATGGCCGCCTCTTGA
- a CDS encoding AraC family transcriptional regulator, with product MLDHSSRQSPSHIPMDALSEVLQDFRLSGVNYGRCELRHPWSIAFPQQQLLRFHFVSRGPCWIHTEAQGWQELNHGDLVLLPQGIAHRLASAPDVVGDSLKGCQVTKLGSNVCEVVQEGTGAMSTLFCGSMALGAYALNPLIALMPPIIKGCDVAGNDPIIGPLLAAMTAEAAQPQLGSATVLSRMVDLLTARLIRCWVNCSGASTTGWLAAIRDPHIGRALAAMHRDPGHNWTLESLAGVAGQSRSIFAERFGAVLGEGAARYLARLRMQLARELLGQSGMSVAKVASRLGYESEASFARAFKRITGVSPGIVRRTIPGRTDMDFGF from the coding sequence ATGCTTGACCATTCGTCTCGACAGTCGCCGTCACATATCCCAATGGATGCGCTATCGGAAGTCCTGCAAGACTTCCGCTTGAGTGGAGTCAACTATGGCCGCTGCGAGCTCCGACATCCATGGAGCATTGCCTTTCCGCAACAACAATTGCTTCGTTTTCATTTTGTCAGCCGGGGTCCATGCTGGATCCATACCGAAGCCCAGGGATGGCAGGAGTTGAACCATGGCGATCTGGTGCTGCTGCCGCAAGGTATCGCACATCGATTGGCCAGCGCGCCGGATGTTGTGGGCGACTCGCTCAAGGGCTGCCAGGTGACAAAGTTGGGGAGCAACGTCTGCGAAGTGGTGCAGGAAGGAACGGGTGCGATGAGCACCCTTTTCTGCGGCTCCATGGCTTTGGGTGCATATGCCCTTAACCCCTTGATCGCTTTGATGCCGCCAATCATCAAGGGCTGCGATGTGGCCGGCAATGACCCAATCATAGGCCCCCTGCTAGCGGCCATGACGGCGGAGGCTGCACAACCCCAACTAGGCAGCGCAACCGTCTTGTCGCGGATGGTGGACTTGCTCACCGCGCGGCTCATCCGCTGCTGGGTCAATTGCAGCGGAGCCTCGACCACCGGTTGGCTCGCCGCTATTCGCGACCCCCACATCGGTCGCGCTCTGGCAGCCATGCACCGAGACCCCGGTCATAACTGGACTCTCGAAAGCCTCGCTGGCGTGGCAGGCCAATCACGCTCGATCTTCGCTGAACGCTTCGGCGCTGTCTTAGGGGAAGGTGCGGCACGCTATCTCGCCCGTTTGCGTATGCAGCTTGCGCGCGAATTGTTGGGGCAAAGCGGCATGTCGGTTGCCAAGGTTGCTTCCCGTTTGGGTTATGAATCCGAGGCATCCTTTGCTCGCGCGTTCAAGCGCATTACCGGCGTCTCACCGGGCATTGTGCGTCGCACAATTCCCGGACGAACGGACATGGATTTCGGATTTTAA
- a CDS encoding MFS transporter: MTDTTSQLDGSVIDFEAAEPAAWSAATWFAVLSMAATSFALVSAEFLPAGLLTPMARDLGISEGTAGQVVTATASVGAVTALLSNVLIRRLNRKTVLVGLTALAVGSNILAALAADFWLLLLGRAGLGIALSAFWALSVAVVARLVGADAAGRGMAIVTLGVSLATIAAPSMGALISDWLGWRSAMAMTAGFAALAMLLQVLSLPTLPASTSNSLADVFQLTRRRGVQLGMIAILLLMTGHFAGSVYVRPFLEQVTLLETGPIALALLGFGIAAVIGNIAGGRMADANIRVALAVTAALMAFAALALVLWGAHIGVAFGFVTFWGFAFGMAPVVLPTNLSRAAPDALEPAGSLMVVSFQVAISIGAVFGGYVVDHYGALGPLTLTAVLAASTVALALLQPRS, encoded by the coding sequence ATGACGGACACAACATCACAGCTTGACGGCTCGGTGATAGACTTTGAAGCGGCCGAGCCAGCCGCGTGGAGCGCGGCCACCTGGTTCGCCGTTCTTTCAATGGCGGCCACGAGCTTTGCGCTGGTATCGGCTGAGTTCCTGCCGGCAGGACTGTTGACGCCCATGGCGCGAGATCTCGGCATCAGCGAGGGAACAGCCGGACAGGTCGTCACCGCCACTGCTTCCGTCGGCGCCGTGACGGCCTTATTGAGCAATGTTCTCATCCGCAGGCTGAACCGCAAGACCGTGCTGGTCGGGCTCACGGCGTTGGCGGTCGGCTCCAATATTCTTGCGGCGTTAGCGGCCGACTTTTGGCTATTGTTGTTGGGCCGGGCTGGGCTTGGCATCGCCCTCAGCGCTTTCTGGGCGCTTTCCGTCGCCGTCGTGGCGAGGCTGGTTGGGGCCGATGCCGCAGGTCGGGGCATGGCTATCGTCACTCTCGGTGTCTCGCTCGCCACCATAGCTGCACCATCGATGGGCGCTTTGATCAGCGACTGGCTGGGCTGGCGCAGCGCTATGGCCATGACAGCGGGCTTTGCCGCGCTTGCCATGCTGCTGCAGGTGCTCAGCTTGCCGACCCTGCCTGCAAGCACAAGCAACAGCCTGGCCGATGTTTTCCAGCTGACACGGCGGCGTGGTGTTCAATTGGGAATGATTGCCATCCTTTTGCTGATGACCGGGCATTTTGCCGGCTCAGTTTATGTGCGTCCCTTCCTCGAACAAGTGACGCTCCTTGAAACCGGGCCGATTGCGCTGGCGCTACTCGGGTTTGGCATCGCCGCTGTGATCGGTAATATTGCCGGTGGCCGAATGGCCGACGCCAATATCCGCGTGGCACTCGCTGTCACAGCCGCGTTAATGGCGTTTGCGGCGCTCGCTTTGGTGCTTTGGGGCGCACACATCGGCGTTGCCTTCGGCTTTGTTACGTTTTGGGGCTTCGCTTTCGGCATGGCGCCGGTGGTGCTGCCTACCAATCTGTCCCGCGCGGCACCCGACGCTCTCGAGCCAGCGGGCAGCCTAATGGTCGTCTCTTTCCAGGTCGCCATTAGTATCGGCGCGGTATTCGGCGGCTACGTAGTGGATCACTACGGCGCTCTGGGGCCCTTGACCCTTACCGCTGTGCTAGCCGCATCGACGGTCGCCTTGGCGCTGTTGCAGCCCCGCAGCTGA
- a CDS encoding SMP-30/gluconolactonase/LRE family protein codes for MAGEPIYEINDPRFVHLIVGSARLEELYSGCRWAEGPVWFNDANQLVWSDIPNERLLRWTPEGGVSLFRQPSNFANGHTRDRQGRLISCEHGTRRVARTENDGSITTLAESYGGRRLNSPNDVVVRSDGTIWFTDPTYGILSDYEGYRAEPEQESRNVYRLDPETGELAAVATDFNQPNGLAFSPDEKILYVADSGASHDDALPRHIRAFDVLDGRLANGRVFATIDKGIPDGIRTDTAGNLWSSAGDGVHCFAPDGVLIGKIFVPQTVANLTFGGPRRNRLFIAATTSLYAIYVTATGAQVP; via the coding sequence ATGGCCGGAGAACCCATCTACGAGATCAACGATCCGCGCTTCGTGCATCTGATCGTCGGCAGCGCGCGTCTCGAGGAACTCTATTCCGGCTGCCGCTGGGCGGAGGGACCGGTTTGGTTCAACGATGCCAACCAGCTCGTCTGGAGTGACATCCCGAACGAGCGGCTGCTGCGCTGGACTCCGGAAGGCGGCGTTTCCCTCTTCAGGCAGCCGTCGAATTTCGCCAACGGCCACACGCGCGATCGGCAGGGACGCCTGATTTCCTGCGAGCACGGAACGCGCCGCGTCGCCCGTACCGAAAACGATGGCTCGATAACCACGCTTGCCGAAAGCTACGGCGGCAGGCGGCTCAATTCGCCCAACGACGTCGTCGTCCGGTCGGACGGAACGATCTGGTTCACCGACCCGACCTACGGCATCCTTTCGGACTATGAGGGCTATCGGGCGGAGCCGGAACAGGAAAGCCGCAATGTCTACCGGCTGGACCCGGAGACCGGCGAGCTCGCCGCGGTCGCCACCGACTTCAACCAGCCGAACGGTCTTGCCTTCTCTCCCGACGAGAAGATCCTCTATGTCGCCGACTCCGGCGCAAGCCATGACGACGCTCTGCCGCGGCATATTCGCGCCTTCGATGTTCTGGACGGACGGCTAGCCAACGGCCGTGTCTTCGCGACGATCGACAAGGGCATCCCCGACGGCATCCGCACGGACACGGCAGGAAATCTCTGGTCGAGCGCCGGCGACGGCGTGCACTGCTTCGCGCCGGACGGAGTGCTCATCGGCAAGATTTTCGTGCCGCAAACGGTTGCAAACCTCACTTTCGGCGGTCCGCGCCGCAACCGTCTCTTCATTGCCGCGACGACATCGCTCTACGCGATCTATGTCACCGCGACGGGCGCCCAGGTTCCGTGA
- a CDS encoding ABC transporter permease produces MRIVDRISRAPWIWSWFAAFLVWFATIMVTGGASTLGLSQAALTFAAFSIIVGIGQMFVITLGPGNIDLSIPATMTLAGTVALKLMDVDNAMILPGLMTAILIGIGVGLSNYALIKALRIPPIIATLSMSFIIQSAAIWTNRGLRIKPPSFLADFTTSTTLGVPNVSLVALVISLAAWFLLEKTVYGRWISAIGQSMPAARMAGVPVDGTRFVTYVLSAVLASLAGYLLACFSGGAALNMGTEYLLMSIAVVVLGGTAVAGGDSNVPGIWGASLFMFLVVSMLNTYGLGAGIRLIMTGLIIISVIMLAGGRQPSAR; encoded by the coding sequence ATGAGGATCGTCGACCGTATTTCGCGCGCGCCCTGGATCTGGTCGTGGTTCGCCGCCTTCCTGGTCTGGTTCGCGACGATCATGGTGACCGGCGGCGCAAGCACGCTCGGCCTCTCCCAGGCCGCGCTGACCTTCGCCGCTTTCTCGATCATCGTCGGCATCGGCCAGATGTTCGTCATCACCCTCGGTCCCGGCAATATCGACCTGTCTATACCCGCCACCATGACGCTCGCGGGCACCGTGGCGCTGAAGCTCATGGACGTCGACAACGCCATGATCCTGCCGGGGCTCATGACCGCAATCCTGATCGGGATCGGCGTCGGCCTATCGAACTATGCGCTCATCAAGGCCTTGCGCATTCCCCCGATCATCGCGACGCTGTCGATGAGCTTCATCATCCAGTCGGCGGCAATCTGGACCAATCGCGGCCTGCGCATCAAACCGCCGAGCTTCCTCGCCGATTTCACGACATCGACCACGCTCGGCGTGCCCAATGTCTCCCTCGTGGCGCTGGTGATTTCCCTCGCCGCCTGGTTCCTGCTCGAAAAGACCGTCTACGGCCGCTGGATATCCGCGATCGGCCAGAGCATGCCGGCGGCGCGCATGGCGGGCGTTCCGGTCGACGGCACACGTTTCGTCACCTACGTGCTCTCAGCCGTGCTTGCCTCGCTTGCGGGCTATCTGCTCGCCTGCTTCTCGGGCGGCGCGGCCCTCAATATGGGCACGGAATACCTCCTCATGTCGATCGCCGTCGTGGTTCTCGGCGGCACCGCGGTCGCCGGCGGCGATTCGAATGTGCCGGGCATCTGGGGCGCCTCGCTCTTCATGTTTCTGGTGGTCTCCATGCTCAACACCTACGGCCTCGGCGCGGGCATCCGCCTGATCATGACCGGGCTCATCATCATCAGCGTCATCATGCTCGCAGGCGGCCGACAGCCGAGCGCGCGTTAG
- a CDS encoding ABC transporter permease, with the protein MRLKPSADALRLAIPALSLTVLLAAVFWLQPRAMSYIGLNLLFNLAVPIALATIAQMLIMSVNDLDLAMGTFVSFVACVTATFLRDEPLVGILILAGAVAVYAVLGVVIHLRGLPSIVVSLGMSFVWAGLAVLLLPAPGGQAPEWVRSLMTMKPPVAPMAIVASIVIAIVAHLVVMRSSLGVLIRGIGGNQRSVERAGWSVLAARAAAYGLAGVFAVLAGIALVGLTTSADANIALRYTLLSIAGVILGGGEFIGGRVSPIGAVIGALTLTLAGSFLSFLRISPDWQIGAQGAILIIVLALRLLLNRLEYREKRG; encoded by the coding sequence ATGAGGCTGAAGCCTTCCGCCGATGCGCTCCGGCTCGCCATTCCAGCCCTTTCGCTCACCGTGCTTCTTGCGGCCGTCTTCTGGCTGCAGCCGCGGGCGATGAGCTATATCGGCCTCAACCTGCTCTTCAATCTCGCGGTTCCGATCGCGCTCGCGACGATCGCCCAGATGCTCATCATGTCGGTGAACGACCTCGATCTCGCGATGGGCACCTTCGTCAGCTTTGTCGCCTGCGTGACGGCGACCTTCCTGCGTGACGAGCCGCTTGTCGGGATCCTGATCCTTGCCGGCGCCGTCGCCGTCTACGCCGTGCTCGGCGTCGTCATTCACCTGCGTGGCCTGCCGTCGATCGTCGTGTCGCTCGGCATGAGCTTCGTCTGGGCGGGGCTTGCCGTGCTTCTGCTGCCGGCGCCGGGCGGCCAGGCGCCGGAATGGGTCCGGAGCCTGATGACGATGAAGCCGCCGGTCGCTCCGATGGCGATCGTCGCCAGCATTGTCATCGCCATCGTCGCGCATTTGGTCGTGATGCGCTCCTCGCTCGGCGTGCTCATCCGCGGCATCGGCGGCAACCAGCGTTCGGTGGAGCGGGCAGGCTGGTCGGTGCTCGCGGCCCGCGCTGCGGCCTACGGGCTTGCCGGCGTCTTCGCGGTGCTCGCCGGCATCGCGCTCGTCGGGCTCACCACATCGGCCGACGCAAACATCGCTCTCAGATATACGCTGCTCTCGATCGCGGGCGTGATACTCGGCGGCGGCGAATTCATCGGCGGGCGCGTCTCGCCCATCGGCGCGGTCATCGGCGCCCTGACGCTGACGCTTGCCGGTTCGTTCCTCTCTTTCCTGCGCATCTCGCCCGACTGGCAGATCGGCGCGCAAGGCGCGATCCTCATCATCGTGCTCGCCTTGCGCCTTCTGCTCAATCGTCTGGAATATCGGGAGAAGCGGGGATGA
- a CDS encoding ATP-binding cassette domain-containing protein codes for MTGRMSKAIIEVADAKVSFGAVRALDSVTLAIGAGECVGLVGHNGAGKSTIVSVINGGLTPQQGSISGDGEPLARYGINAARARGIRCVFQELSLCPNLTVLENTRILHRHLGGLGWRRRAKHVIERSLDAVFPGHGIESDRTVGDLSIAERQMVEIAMAFSDAGIAPRLIILDEPTSSLDASLAEQMLAHVRRFVASGGAVILISHILHEILATASRIVVMKDGRIVAERPADAWSEHGLVEAMGSVVKGEAHRRTLRDLASEPVVIAQTGRGLPLQAKRGEIVGLAGLAGHGQTGMLMKLHAASTADWLPRRDPAVSFVAGDRRLNGVFELWSVLKNFSIASLHDLAARGVVDAEAEAERAGEWKRRIDIRTPDMANRMLSLSGGNQQKVLFARSLATRAPVVLMDDPMRGVDVGTKQEVYEIIRQEAQRGRTFVWYSTEMEEVCLCDRVYVFREGEIVAELAGDAVREENILAASFRGEAA; via the coding sequence ATGACGGGTAGAATGTCGAAGGCGATAATCGAGGTTGCCGACGCCAAGGTGAGTTTCGGAGCGGTCAGGGCGCTCGACAGCGTGACGCTCGCCATTGGGGCGGGGGAATGCGTCGGCCTCGTCGGCCATAACGGCGCTGGCAAATCGACGATCGTCAGCGTCATCAATGGCGGCCTGACGCCGCAGCAGGGCAGCATCTCAGGCGACGGCGAACCTCTCGCGCGCTATGGCATCAACGCCGCGAGAGCGCGGGGCATACGCTGCGTTTTCCAGGAGCTTTCGCTCTGCCCGAACCTCACCGTGTTGGAGAATACCCGCATTCTGCACCGCCATCTGGGCGGCCTCGGCTGGCGCAGGCGGGCAAAACACGTGATCGAGCGCAGCCTCGATGCGGTGTTTCCCGGACACGGTATCGAAAGCGACCGGACGGTCGGCGATCTCTCCATCGCCGAGCGGCAGATGGTCGAGATTGCAATGGCATTCTCCGATGCCGGCATTGCGCCCCGGCTCATCATCCTGGACGAGCCGACATCCTCGCTCGATGCGAGCCTCGCGGAGCAGATGCTCGCCCATGTCCGGCGTTTCGTCGCGAGCGGCGGTGCGGTCATTCTGATTTCCCATATCCTCCACGAGATCCTCGCCACGGCGAGCCGGATCGTGGTCATGAAGGACGGGCGCATCGTCGCCGAACGGCCTGCCGATGCCTGGAGCGAGCACGGTCTGGTCGAGGCCATGGGAAGCGTTGTCAAGGGCGAGGCGCATCGCCGCACGTTGCGCGACCTTGCCAGTGAGCCCGTGGTGATCGCGCAGACCGGCCGCGGCCTGCCCCTTCAGGCCAAACGCGGCGAGATCGTCGGGCTCGCCGGGCTCGCCGGACACGGCCAGACTGGCATGCTGATGAAACTCCATGCAGCGAGCACCGCCGATTGGCTGCCGCGCCGCGACCCGGCAGTGAGCTTTGTCGCGGGGGATCGCCGCCTGAACGGCGTCTTTGAACTCTGGAGCGTCCTGAAGAACTTCTCCATCGCCTCGCTCCACGATCTTGCCGCACGCGGCGTCGTTGACGCCGAGGCGGAAGCCGAGCGTGCCGGAGAGTGGAAGCGGCGCATCGATATCCGCACGCCCGACATGGCCAACCGCATGCTGTCGCTTTCGGGCGGCAACCAGCAGAAGGTGCTCTTCGCCCGGTCGCTTGCGACCCGGGCGCCGGTGGTGCTGATGGACGATCCCATGCGCGGCGTCGACGTCGGCACGAAACAGGAGGTCTATGAAATCATCCGGCAGGAGGCTCAGCGCGGCCGCACCTTCGTCTGGTATTCGACCGAGATGGAGGAGGTCTGCCTCTGCGATCGTGTCTATGTCTTCCGCGAAGGAGAGATCGTTGCGGAACTGGCGGGCGACGCCGTCAGAGAGGAGAACATCCTCGCCGCGTCCTTCAGGGGGGAAGCAGCATGA
- a CDS encoding ABC transporter substrate-binding protein: protein MTFRKMLLASAVVLCAAMPNSALADTSDKKIALSNNYAGNSWRQAMLTSWDKVTGEAVKAGVVAAADAFTTAENQATEQAAQIQNMILQGYDAIVLNAASPTALNGAVKEACDAGITVVSFDGVVSEPCAWRIAVDFKEMGRSQVEYLSKKLPEGGNLLEIRGLAGVFVDDEISAGIHEGVKQFPQFKIVGSVHGDWAQDVAQKAVAGILPSLPEIVGVVTQGGDGYGAAQAFAAAKRPMPIIIMGNREDELKWWKEQKDANGYETMSVSIAPGVSTLAFWVAQQILDGKEVKKDLVVPFLRIDQDNLEENLANTQAGGVANVEYSQADAIKVIESAD from the coding sequence ATGACATTTCGCAAGATGCTTCTGGCGTCAGCGGTCGTCCTGTGCGCCGCAATGCCGAATTCCGCGTTGGCCGACACATCCGACAAGAAGATTGCGCTTTCCAATAATTATGCCGGAAACTCCTGGCGGCAGGCGATGCTGACGAGCTGGGACAAGGTGACCGGTGAGGCCGTCAAGGCCGGCGTGGTTGCGGCTGCCGATGCGTTCACGACGGCGGAAAACCAGGCAACCGAGCAGGCCGCGCAGATCCAGAACATGATCCTGCAGGGTTATGACGCGATCGTCCTCAACGCCGCCTCACCGACCGCGCTCAACGGTGCGGTCAAGGAGGCATGCGATGCCGGTATCACCGTCGTCTCGTTCGACGGCGTCGTGAGCGAGCCCTGCGCCTGGCGCATTGCCGTCGATTTCAAGGAAATGGGCCGCAGCCAGGTCGAATATCTGTCGAAGAAGCTGCCCGAGGGCGGAAACCTCCTGGAGATCCGCGGCCTTGCCGGCGTCTTTGTCGACGATGAGATCTCGGCGGGCATTCACGAGGGCGTCAAGCAGTTCCCGCAGTTCAAGATCGTCGGCTCGGTCCATGGCGATTGGGCGCAGGATGTCGCCCAGAAGGCGGTGGCCGGCATCCTGCCGAGCCTTCCCGAGATCGTCGGTGTCGTGACGCAGGGCGGCGACGGCTACGGCGCCGCCCAGGCGTTCGCTGCTGCCAAGCGACCGATGCCGATCATCATCATGGGAAACCGCGAGGACGAGCTGAAGTGGTGGAAGGAACAGAAGGATGCAAACGGCTATGAGACCATGTCGGTCTCGATCGCGCCCGGCGTCTCCACGCTCGCATTCTGGGTTGCCCAGCAGATCCTCGATGGGAAGGAGGTCAAGAAGGACCTCGTCGTGCCCTTCCTGCGCATCGACCAGGACAATCTGGAAGAGAACCTCGCCAATACCCAGGCCGGCGGTGTTGCGAATGTCGAATATTCGCAGGCGGATGCGATCAAGGTGATCGAATCCGCGGATTGA
- a CDS encoding sensor histidine kinase: MPHLAPAALVDHYLGISRLLAGQLDFRSAIRAVAAEVAHIIPHDHLDVCILMVDGNYHTAYETGMDTAWGDVASAPVANSPIRSLLWGEVDYLLTDDAIQDARFHFEGAFKRPIIEQSLRSRLHVPMKVQGSIIAALSCSSQTPGIYTMEDIGRARIIADLLAPYFFALRAAEQAQQSAIVEAEARAREEGLRQGALKLTEALEQERQRIGMDLHDQTLADLTRLSRRIDRLARAGELSNEALEPVSRGLHHCMQDLRQIIEQAKPSVLQLFGLAQAIENHLDRSVRDSGMPIEWALVDETGGALDGLEPTVSIALFRIAQEAINNAVRHAQPMAITVRLWLEAGELAIEISDDGRGLARARGRIGGGIDNMKTRARLISAKFAIGPGDRNRGTQVAVLLPLEERSAELEPQSGGEPQP, encoded by the coding sequence ATGCCGCACCTGGCGCCGGCCGCATTGGTCGATCACTATCTTGGCATATCCCGGCTGCTTGCCGGGCAGCTCGACTTCCGCTCGGCCATCCGCGCCGTCGCGGCGGAAGTGGCGCATATCATCCCCCACGATCATCTCGACGTCTGCATTCTGATGGTCGACGGCAATTATCACACCGCCTATGAGACCGGCATGGACACCGCATGGGGCGATGTCGCCTCGGCGCCGGTCGCCAACAGCCCGATCCGTTCCCTCCTCTGGGGCGAAGTCGATTACCTGCTGACCGACGACGCCATCCAGGATGCGCGCTTCCATTTCGAGGGCGCCTTCAAGCGGCCGATCATCGAACAATCCCTGCGCAGCCGCTTGCATGTCCCGATGAAGGTGCAGGGCAGTATCATCGCCGCGCTCAGCTGCTCGTCCCAGACGCCCGGCATATACACGATGGAGGACATCGGCAGGGCGCGGATCATCGCCGACCTGCTGGCACCCTATTTCTTCGCGCTCAGGGCCGCCGAACAGGCCCAGCAATCCGCCATCGTCGAGGCGGAGGCGCGTGCGCGCGAGGAAGGATTAAGGCAGGGTGCGTTGAAGTTGACCGAGGCGCTCGAACAGGAGCGCCAGCGCATCGGCATGGACCTCCACGACCAGACCCTTGCCGATCTTACGCGGCTGTCGCGCCGCATCGATCGCCTGGCTCGTGCCGGCGAGCTGAGCAACGAGGCGCTGGAACCGGTTTCCCGCGGTCTGCATCATTGCATGCAGGATTTGCGGCAGATCATCGAACAGGCAAAGCCGTCCGTTTTGCAGCTGTTCGGCCTTGCCCAGGCAATCGAAAACCACCTCGACCGGTCGGTGCGCGACAGCGGGATGCCGATCGAGTGGGCTCTCGTCGACGAGACCGGGGGTGCTCTCGACGGCCTTGAACCCACCGTAAGCATTGCACTTTTCCGAATTGCGCAGGAGGCGATCAACAACGCGGTCCGCCACGCCCAGCCGATGGCGATCACCGTCAGGCTTTGGCTCGAGGCAGGCGAGCTCGCAATCGAGATTTCGGACGACGGGCGCGGTCTGGCAAGAGCCCGCGGACGCATCGGCGGCGGCATCGACAATATGAAGACGCGGGCACGGCTCATTTCCGCGAAATTCGCGATCGGACCGGGTGATAGGAACCGCGGCACGCAGGTCGCTGTCCTGCTGCCGCTCGAGGAGCGCTCAGCGGAGCTGGAGCCCCAGTCAGGAGGGGAGCCACAACCATGA
- a CDS encoding response regulator transcription factor codes for MKVLIVEDDPLHRSYLHEAVCAALPECDTVIEAENGIAGEQLARDHKSAHIVMDLQMQTRNGIEAARTIWKERPETRILFWSNYSDEAYVRGVSRIVPDGAAYGYVLKSASDERLKLALRSIFVESQCVIDREVRGLQQRSIGHANSFTDSEYEILVDIALGLTDRTIAKRRNLSLRSVQNRLQQLYDKLDVYQAVAEEQSDGQFNLRARAVTVAFLRKLLNYSALEKAESELQEWLQEQK; via the coding sequence ATGAAGGTACTGATCGTGGAGGACGATCCGCTTCACCGTTCGTATCTGCACGAGGCGGTCTGTGCCGCCCTTCCCGAATGCGACACCGTCATCGAGGCGGAGAACGGCATCGCCGGCGAGCAGCTTGCGCGCGATCACAAGTCGGCACACATCGTCATGGACCTGCAGATGCAGACCCGCAACGGGATCGAGGCGGCGCGCACCATCTGGAAAGAGCGCCCGGAAACGCGCATCCTCTTCTGGTCGAACTACTCCGACGAGGCCTATGTCCGTGGCGTGTCGCGCATCGTTCCGGACGGGGCCGCCTATGGTTACGTGCTGAAGTCCGCCTCCGACGAGCGGCTGAAGCTGGCGCTTCGCTCGATTTTCGTGGAAAGCCAATGCGTGATCGACCGCGAGGTGCGCGGTTTACAGCAAAGGAGCATCGGCCACGCGAACAGCTTCACCGATTCCGAATACGAGATCCTCGTCGACATCGCGCTCGGCCTGACGGACCGGACTATTGCCAAACGCCGCAACCTGTCACTGCGCAGCGTCCAGAACCGCTTGCAGCAGCTCTACGACAAGCTCGACGTCTACCAGGCCGTCGCCGAGGAACAATCCGACGGCCAATTCAATCTCCGCGCCCGCGCCGTGACCGTCGCTTTCCTCAGGAAGCTGCTGAACTACAGCGCCTTGGAGAAAGCCGAATCCGAGCTTCAGGAGTGGCTGCAGGAACAGAAGTGA
- a CDS encoding curlin, whose product MTSRITNTMMAALAAALIASTALPDPASAGGSVSFSHTPSSDRSVRALRAGLQFYSLYKGLKNGANIRQRGWNNAAGIAQYGSGNQGIIRQKGSGHSATLRQTGKENAYGIFQFGKNTSANVSQYGNGQAGTTFQFGW is encoded by the coding sequence ATGACGAGCAGGATCACCAACACCATGATGGCGGCCCTCGCCGCAGCACTCATCGCATCGACCGCCTTGCCTGACCCGGCGAGCGCAGGCGGGTCCGTATCGTTCAGCCATACGCCGTCCAGTGATCGGAGCGTCCGTGCCCTTCGGGCGGGCCTGCAGTTCTATTCGCTGTACAAGGGCTTGAAGAACGGCGCCAACATCCGCCAGCGCGGTTGGAATAATGCCGCCGGTATAGCCCAGTATGGATCCGGAAATCAGGGCATCATCCGCCAGAAGGGCAGCGGTCATTCGGCGACGCTCCGGCAGACCGGCAAGGAGAACGCCTATGGTATCTTCCAGTTCGGCAAGAACACTTCCGCCAACGTCTCGCAGTACGGCAACGGCCAGGCGGGAACGACCTTCCAGTTCGGCTGGTAG